In one Neobacillus sp. CF12 genomic region, the following are encoded:
- the rnmV gene encoding ribonuclease M5: protein MRIKEFIVVEGKDDTTTIKRAVDADTIETNGSAINQETIEKIKRAQETRGVIIFTDPDFPGEKIRKTIAESVPGCKHAFLPKENAIAKNGKGLGVEHAQVEAIRNALKDAQIMSETIKEEITQEDLILAGLIGGAGSKERRIMLGKLLKIGYTNGKQLYKRLMMFQISRQEFAKALAIVKQEEKND, encoded by the coding sequence ATGAGGATTAAGGAATTTATTGTCGTAGAGGGAAAAGATGATACAACAACGATTAAACGGGCTGTCGATGCAGATACAATTGAGACAAATGGTTCTGCTATTAATCAAGAAACGATTGAGAAGATAAAAAGGGCACAGGAAACAAGAGGGGTTATTATCTTTACAGATCCTGATTTTCCAGGGGAAAAGATTAGGAAAACCATTGCAGAAAGCGTACCTGGTTGTAAGCATGCCTTTTTACCGAAGGAAAACGCAATTGCGAAAAATGGAAAAGGTCTCGGTGTTGAACATGCGCAAGTGGAGGCAATCAGAAATGCTTTAAAAGACGCACAAATCATGTCAGAGACGATTAAAGAAGAAATTACACAAGAGGATTTGATTTTAGCAGGGCTCATTGGTGGAGCTGGTTCGAAAGAACGGCGGATCATGTTGGGAAAACTTTTAAAAATTGGATATACAAATGGAAAGCAACTATATAAAAGGTTAATGATGTTCCAAATTAGCAGACAGGAATTTGCAAAGGCACTTGCAATTGTGAAACAGGAGGAAAAAAATGATTAA
- a CDS encoding G5 and 3D domain-containing protein, with product MKNLFSKSSSKKRLAIIFASFVVLAALLGFSYYEGSKYTVALTLNGQQKVIKTHANSVKDVFAQLGISLSSKDYLSPSADARVRDNQKIVWKQAKQVEIVKDNEKKTIWTTADTVAELLNEQKIVLNDQDEISPRPQETIKNKMEISIKLALHLTLVDGGIEQQVWSTSATVADFLTQQGIKLNEFDRVEPSLSETVKRDDVINVIRVEKVTDVVEEPVHFAVITKKDESLEKGKQVTVNEGKKGLVSRKYEVILENGKEVSRKLISEQSLREKLDKVVAVGTKELDIQVSRGTETGTEFYVNTTAYTAYCNGCSGITATGFDLRANPTAKVIAVDPRIIPLGTKVYVEGYGYAVAADTGGAIKGHKIDVFFPTKAEAFRWGVRKVKIKILQ from the coding sequence ATGAAAAACCTGTTTTCCAAGTCTTCGAGTAAAAAGAGGTTGGCAATCATTTTTGCTAGTTTTGTAGTTTTAGCAGCACTCCTTGGTTTTTCTTATTATGAAGGATCTAAGTATACCGTTGCATTGACTCTTAACGGACAGCAAAAAGTAATAAAAACACATGCCAATAGTGTTAAGGATGTATTTGCTCAACTGGGTATATCACTTAGCTCAAAAGACTACTTGTCACCATCAGCAGATGCTAGGGTGAGAGACAACCAAAAAATTGTCTGGAAGCAAGCAAAACAGGTTGAAATTGTCAAAGACAACGAGAAAAAAACGATATGGACAACAGCAGATACAGTCGCTGAGCTCCTAAACGAGCAGAAAATTGTATTGAACGATCAAGATGAAATTTCACCGAGACCGCAGGAAACGATAAAAAACAAGATGGAAATCAGTATTAAATTAGCTCTTCATCTTACACTAGTTGACGGCGGAATAGAGCAGCAAGTATGGTCCACTTCGGCTACGGTCGCTGACTTTTTAACACAACAGGGAATTAAACTTAATGAATTTGACCGAGTTGAACCGTCATTATCAGAGACAGTGAAAAGGGATGACGTAATAAACGTCATACGCGTAGAAAAGGTCACCGATGTAGTGGAAGAACCAGTTCACTTTGCCGTTATCACCAAGAAAGATGAGAGCTTAGAAAAAGGTAAACAAGTTACAGTTAATGAAGGTAAAAAGGGCCTTGTTTCAAGGAAGTATGAAGTCATCTTGGAAAATGGTAAAGAAGTTTCAAGAAAATTAATTAGTGAGCAGAGTCTTAGAGAGAAACTCGATAAAGTTGTGGCTGTTGGAACGAAGGAATTAGATATTCAAGTTTCCCGTGGAACAGAAACTGGAACAGAGTTTTATGTTAATACTACTGCCTATACGGCCTATTGTAATGGCTGTTCGGGAATAACGGCAACAGGTTTTGACTTACGTGCGAACCCAACTGCAAAGGTCATTGCTGTGGATCCTCGGATTATTCCACTTGGTACGAAGGTTTATGTGGAAGGCTATGGTTATGCAGTCGCTGCTGATACTGGTGGAGCCATTAAGGGACATAAGATTGATGTTTTCTTTCCAACCAAGGCAGAGGCTTTCCGTTGGGGTGTTCGAAAAGTTAAAATCAAAATATTACAATAA
- a CDS encoding TatD family hydrolase — translation MLFDTHVHLNAEQFEEDLVDVIVRAQQAGVSYMVCVGFDRPTIKRAMELAERYDFIYACVGWHPVDAIDMTDEDLLWIEELAAHPKVVAIGEMGLDYHWDKSPKEIQKEVFRKQIQLAKKVKLPIVIHNREATADIVEILQEEGAAEVGGIMHCFSGSPEVALECLKMNFYISLGGPVTFKNAKKPKEVAAAVPLEKLLIETDCPYLAPHPYRGKRNEPGYVRLVAEQIAEIKGLTVEEVAEVTTANAKKLFDIN, via the coding sequence ATGTTATTTGATACGCATGTACATTTAAATGCTGAACAATTTGAGGAAGACCTAGTGGATGTTATCGTCAGGGCTCAACAAGCAGGAGTATCATATATGGTTTGTGTGGGCTTTGACCGTCCGACGATAAAACGAGCAATGGAACTTGCTGAGCGCTACGACTTTATCTATGCCTGTGTGGGCTGGCATCCTGTGGATGCAATTGATATGACAGACGAAGATTTGCTTTGGATAGAAGAGTTAGCTGCCCATCCTAAAGTGGTGGCAATAGGGGAAATGGGATTAGATTATCATTGGGACAAGTCTCCTAAGGAAATCCAGAAGGAAGTTTTCCGTAAGCAAATCCAATTAGCTAAAAAGGTAAAACTTCCGATTGTCATTCATAATCGAGAAGCAACCGCTGATATCGTTGAGATTTTACAAGAAGAGGGGGCAGCTGAAGTTGGGGGAATCATGCATTGTTTCAGTGGAAGTCCTGAGGTTGCCTTAGAATGTCTAAAAATGAATTTTTACATTTCTCTTGGCGGTCCTGTTACCTTTAAAAACGCCAAAAAACCCAAAGAAGTGGCAGCAGCTGTTCCTTTGGAAAAACTGTTGATTGAAACAGACTGTCCTTATTTAGCTCCACATCCTTATCGTGGAAAACGCAATGAACCGGGGTATGTTAGGCTTGTTGCGGAGCAAATTGCTGAAATAAAAGGGCTAACTGTTGAAGAAGTAGCAGAAGTTACGACTGCCAATGCGAAAAAATTATTCGACATAAACTGA
- the yabG gene encoding sporulation peptidase YabG — MNIKMMDIVGRRSYNCDILFRVIDIQTLNGQKFAVLYGEDFRLVADAPYEDLVVINQHVRSKILQEYKTLEEQSFRLFAQDVDLIKQRQDYEATGGYVQPANYFQIPGKVLHLDGDQDYLQKCMTLYERIGIPVYGIHCNEKEMPKKIGGLLDQYRPDILVITGHDAYSKAKGKITDINAYRHSKHFVQTVKEARRKIPHLDQLVIFAGACQSHFESLIHAGANFASSPSRINIHALDPVYIVAKISFTPFMESINVWDVLRNTLTGEKGLGGIDTKGVLRTGMPYNPVQEEES, encoded by the coding sequence GTGAATATAAAGATGATGGATATAGTCGGCAGACGGTCCTATAACTGTGATATTCTATTCCGAGTTATTGATATTCAAACACTAAATGGCCAGAAATTTGCAGTCCTATATGGTGAGGATTTTCGCTTAGTGGCAGATGCACCTTACGAGGATTTAGTGGTAATTAACCAACATGTAAGGTCAAAAATATTACAGGAATACAAAACCCTAGAAGAGCAATCTTTCCGATTATTTGCCCAGGACGTTGATCTAATAAAGCAAAGGCAGGATTATGAAGCCACGGGCGGCTATGTGCAGCCAGCCAATTATTTTCAAATCCCCGGAAAGGTTCTTCACTTAGATGGAGACCAAGACTACTTACAAAAATGTATGACACTTTACGAGAGAATTGGTATTCCTGTTTATGGCATACATTGTAACGAAAAGGAAATGCCCAAAAAAATTGGCGGCTTACTTGATCAATACCGTCCTGATATTTTAGTTATTACAGGACATGATGCCTATTCGAAGGCAAAGGGAAAGATAACAGATATTAATGCATACCGCCACTCAAAGCATTTCGTCCAAACCGTCAAGGAGGCACGGAGGAAGATTCCTCATCTAGATCAGCTCGTTATTTTTGCAGGTGCCTGCCAGTCTCACTTTGAATCTTTGATCCATGCAGGTGCAAATTTCGCTAGTTCCCCCTCACGAATTAATATACATGCTTTAGATCCTGTTTATATTGTTGCAAAAATTAGTTTTACGCCGTTTATGGAGAGTATCAATGTTTGGGATGTATTACGAAATACGCTGACAGGTGAAAAAGGGCTGGGAGGCATAGACACTAAAGGAGTCCTACGAACAGGAATGCCGTATAATCCTGTCCAGGAAGAAGAATCATAA
- the rsmA gene encoding 16S rRNA (adenine(1518)-N(6)/adenine(1519)-N(6))-dimethyltransferase RsmA encodes MIKDIATPVRTRAILEKYGFSFKKSLGQNFLIDTNILHRIVDFAELGENSGAIEIGPGIGALTEQLARRSKKVVAFEIDQRLLPILSDTLSPYENVKIIHKDILEADVQEVIDTEFTTINDLMVVANLPYYVTTPIIMKLLEEQIPIRGIVCMLQKEVADRISAKPGTKEYGSLSIAVQYYTKAETVMIVPKTVFVPQPNVDSAVIRLTRRERPAVIVKDEGFFFQVTRASFAQRRKTLLNNLTSQLQDGKQKKEEIIRALNAAGIEPTRRGETLSVEEFGRLSDELYNYFQ; translated from the coding sequence ATGATTAAAGACATTGCTACCCCGGTTCGAACACGAGCTATACTTGAAAAATACGGGTTTTCTTTTAAGAAAAGTCTGGGTCAAAACTTTTTAATTGATACAAATATCTTGCATAGAATTGTTGATTTTGCTGAGTTGGGCGAAAATTCCGGGGCGATTGAAATTGGTCCTGGTATTGGCGCGCTAACAGAGCAGCTTGCTCGCAGGAGTAAGAAAGTGGTTGCATTTGAAATAGATCAAAGATTATTGCCTATTTTATCTGACACCCTCTCCCCTTACGAAAATGTAAAAATTATACATAAAGACATATTGGAGGCAGATGTACAGGAAGTCATCGATACGGAATTTACGACCATCAATGATTTAATGGTTGTAGCCAATCTTCCTTATTACGTTACCACTCCAATTATTATGAAATTGCTAGAGGAACAAATTCCAATTCGAGGTATCGTGTGTATGCTTCAAAAAGAGGTCGCAGACCGCATTTCAGCGAAGCCGGGGACAAAAGAATACGGATCGCTTTCAATAGCTGTACAGTACTATACAAAGGCTGAGACGGTTATGATTGTCCCGAAAACAGTCTTTGTTCCTCAGCCAAATGTAGATTCAGCAGTGATACGCTTAACAAGAAGGGAACGGCCGGCAGTAATCGTAAAGGATGAAGGTTTCTTTTTCCAAGTTACACGAGCAAGTTTTGCTCAAAGGAGAAAAACATTATTAAATAACTTAACAAGCCAACTTCAGGATGGAAAACAAAAGAAGGAAGAGATCATACGTGCACTAAATGCAGCTGGAATTGAGCCGACAAGAAGAGGGGAAACACTTTCGGTTGAGGAATTTGGACGATTGAGTGACGAATTATATAACTACTTTCAATAG